In one Bos mutus isolate GX-2022 chromosome 19, NWIPB_WYAK_1.1, whole genome shotgun sequence genomic region, the following are encoded:
- the PIPOX gene encoding peroxisomal sarcosine oxidase — protein sequence MAAQRELYDAIVIGAGIQGCFTAYHLAKHSKKVLLLEQFFLPHSRGSSHGQSRIIRRAYPEDFYTQMMAECYSMWAQLEHEAGTQLYRQTGLLLLGMKENPELKIIQATLSRQGVEHQCLSSEELKQRFPNIRLARGEVGLLEVSGGVLYADKALRALQDAIRQLGGIVHDGEKVVEIKPGLPVTVKTTSRSYQAKSLIITAGPWTNRLLRPLGAELPLQTLRINVCYWQEKVPGSYSVSQAFPCFMGLGLSLAPHHIYGLPSREYPGLMKVCYHHGNNADPEERDCPAAFSDIRDVHILSGFVRDHLPDLQPEPAVMEHCMYTNTPDGHFVLDRHPKYDNIVIGAGFSGHGFKLSPVVGKILYELSMKLTPSYDLTPFRISRFPSLGKAHL from the exons ATGGCTGCTCAGAGGGAGCTCTATGACGCCATTGTGATCGGGGCAGGCATCCAGGGCTGCTTCACGGCGTACCACCTGGCCAAACACAGCAAGAAAGTCCTCCTGCTGGAGCAG TTCTTTCTCCCGCACTCCCGAGGAAGCTCCCATGGGCAGAGCCGGATCATCCGAAGGGCATACCCAGAAGATTTCTACACCCAGATGATGGCTGAGTGCTACTCCATGTGGGCCCAGCTGGAGCATGAGGCGGGAACCCAATTATACAG gcAGACTGGACTACTGCTGCTGGGAATGAAGGAGAATCCAGAATTAAAGATAATCCAGGCTACTTTGTCGAGGCAGGGAGTGGAGCACCAGTGTCTTTCATCTGAGGAACTGAAGCAACGTTTCCCCAATATTCGGTTGGCCAGGGGAGAAGTGGGGCTCTTGGAGGTGTCCGGAGGAGTTCTCTATGCCGACAAGGCACTCAGAGCCCTCCAG GATGCAATTCGACAGCTAGGTGGCATAGTGCATGATGGAGAGAAGGTAGTGGAGATAAAACCAGGGCTACCAGTCACGGTGAAAACTACCTCCAGGAGCTACCAAGCCAAGAGCTTGATCATCACAGCAGGTCCTTGGACCAACCGGCTCCTCCGTCCCTTGGGAGCTGAGCTACCTCTCCAG ACCCTGCGGATCAACGTGTGTTACTGGCAAGAGAAGGTTCCTGGAAGCTACAGTGTGTCCCAGGCCTTTCCATGTTTCATGGGCCTGGGCCTCAGCCTGGCTCCTCACCACATCTACGGGCTGCCCTCCAGAGAGTACCCAGGGCTGATGAAG GTCTGCTATCACCACGGCAACAATGCAGATCCCGAGGAGCGGGACTGCCCAGCAGCTTTCTCAGACATCCGAGATGTCCACATCCTGAGCGGTTTTGTCAGAGATCACTTACCTGACCTGCAGCCCGAGCCTGCTGTGATGGAGCATTGCATGTACACA AACACCCCCGATGGGCACTTCGTTCTTGATAGACACCCAAAGTACGACAACATTGTTATTGGCGCTGGATTCTCTG GGCATGGGTTCAAGTTGTCCCCCGTCGTGGGGAAGATCCTGTACGAATTAAGCATGAAATTAACGCCATCCTATGACTTGACACCTTTTCGAATCAGCCGCTTTCCCAGCCTGGGCAAAGCCCACCTTTGA